A genomic stretch from Coffea arabica cultivar ET-39 chromosome 10c, Coffea Arabica ET-39 HiFi, whole genome shotgun sequence includes:
- the LOC113713572 gene encoding uncharacterized protein — MDLVRTIHPAMKWCFCSAIFPISQQRVMNYGGNCNYMHRHVFCFPFSSYPFPCLLRKSHVSTAKKKSSESEPILKPSIVEEVSAKADDEEDGLYFDDLDDDGLDEDDDYLDDEYIEEEARVGDGSGGGGVSLAGTWWDKTALAIAEEVALSFDGELGIYAFRTLLNSIIQIRIERLTNKSGSPSMLDIEDFTSAYRERLDEAEVAGSIPDNITLEVSSPGVERVVRVPEDLERFKERPMFVKYLSGVTESGSTSEHDGIFRLISYDLEAKSCTWGIADVRVNREKAGKGRPLSKKQREWRLETTFDSLLLVRFYSEI, encoded by the exons ATGGATTTAGTTAGAACTATCCATCCAGCAATGAAATGGTGCTTTTGTTCTGCTATATTTCCAATATCACAACAAAGGGTCATGAATTATGGTGGCAATTGTAATTATATGCATAGGCATGTGTTTTGTTTCCCATTTTCATCCTacccttttccttgtttgctTAGAAAGTCCCATGTATCGACAGCTAAGAAGAAAAGCTCAGAGTCCGAACCAATTCTTAAGCCTTCAATCGTTGAAGAGGTGTCAGCTAAGgctgatgatgaagaagatgggCTGTACTTCGATGACTTGGATGATG ATGGccttgatgaagatgatgattaTCTAGATGATGAGTACATTGAAGAAGAGGCTCGT GTTGGGGATGGATCTGGGGGAGGTGGAGTGTCTCTTGCTGGGACTTGGTGGGATAAAACAGCATTGGCAATTGCCGAGGAAGTTGCTCTGTCATTCGATGGAGAACTAGGAATATATGCTTTTAGGACCTTGTTGAATTCCATTATTCAAATAAGAATAGAGAGACTCACAAACAA GTCTGGTTCTCCCAGCATGCTAGATATTGAAGATTTCACCTCAGCCTACAGGGAACGGCTAGATGAAGCAGAGGTTGCAGGATCTATTCCTGATAACATTACTCTTGAG GTATCTTCACCCGGTGTTGAAAGGGTTGTCCGTGTTCCTGAAGATCTCGAACGTTTCAAGGAACGTCCAATGTTTGTAAAGTATCTCAGCGGCGTTACTGAAAGCGGTTCAACATCTGAGCATGATGGCATATTCAGACTAATCTCATATGATCTTGAGGCAAAATCTTGCACTTGGGGAATAGCAGATGTGAGGGTAAATAGAGAAAAAGCAGGAAAAGGAAGGCCCCTTAGTAAAAAGCAGAGGGAATGGAGGTTGGAAACAACCTTTGATTCCCTACTTTTAGTTCGATTTTATTCTGAAATCTGA
- the LOC113713859 gene encoding stearoyl-[acyl-carrier-protein] 9-desaturase 6, chloroplastic, whose protein sequence is MQTLGPFHSITANTVAWTPIGTALATTFKQPPVRARAAPPKPAKHFQASRYMPPEKAEIFKSLEHWATQRLLPLIKPVNQCWQPIEFLPDPAKLSADEFSDRVGALQERTAGLPDEYFVVLVGDMITEDALPTYQSWMNTHEGVRDETGASSSPWAVWTRAWTAEEHRHGDLLKTYLYLSGRVDMLMIDRTVQYLIGAGADVGTDRNPYLGFVYTSFQERATFVTHGNTARLAKEGGDPVLARICGTIAADEKRHEIAYARIVEKLLEIDPNGAMLAISEMMKKKITMPAHLMHDGQDPDLFEHFAAVAQRIGVYTADDYANILEFFIGQWNLEKIQGLAGEARRAQDFVCGLPHRIRKFQERADERAKKLQPRGVNFSWIFNKELTL, encoded by the exons ATGCAGACCTTGGGACCCTTCCACAGCATCACCGCCAACACCGTCGCATGGACTCCAATTGGCACCGCCCTCGCCACCACATTCAAGCAACCACCGGTCCGTGCCAGGGCAGCCCCACCAAAACCCGCAAAGCATTTTCAGGCTAGCCGTTACATGCCACCAGAAAAAGCAGAAATCTTCAAGTCACTAGAACATTGGGCCACCCAAAGACTCCTCCCACTCATCAAGCCAGTGAACCAATGCTGGCAACCCATAGAATTCCTCCCGGACCCGGCAAAGCTTTCTGCCGACGAATTCTCCGATCGGGTCGGGGCCCTACAAGAAAGAACAGCTGGACTTCCAGATGAGTATTTTGTGGTGCTGGTTGGTGACATGATCACTGAGGATGCACTACCAACATACCAGTCGTGGATGAATACTCATGAAGGGGTTCGTGATGAGACTGGTGCGAGCTCAAGTCCATGGGCTGTTTGGACTCGGGCATGGACGGCTGAAGAACATAGGCATGGTGATTTGCTCAAGACTTACTTGTACCTCTCTGGTAGAGTTGACATGCTGATGATTGACAGGACTGTGCAATACCTAATCGGTGCTGGAGCG GATGTTGGAACAGACCGTAACCCGTATTTAGGATTTGTATACACATCTTTTCAAGAAAGAGCCACATTCGTGACACACGGCAACACAGCTAGGCTAGCCAAGGAAGGAGGTGATCCGGTGCTTGCGCGCATTTGCGGGACCATCGCCGCCGATGAGAAGCGCCATGAGATTGCCTACGCTAGGATTGTTGAAAAGCTACTGGAAATCGACCCCAATGGGGCCATGCTGGCCATATCagagatgatgaagaagaaaatcaCAATGCCAGCTCATTTGATGCATGATGGGCAGGACCCTGATCTGTTCGAACACTTTGCAGCCGTGGCACAGCGGATTGGAGTTTATACGGCCGATGATTATGCTAACATTCTCGAGTTCTTCATTGGACAGTGGAATTTGGAGAAGATCCAAGGATTGGCGGGTGAGGCGCGGCGTGCACAGGACTTTGTTTGTGGACTACCGCATAGGATTAGGAAGTTTCAAGAACGAGCTGATGAGCGAGCCAAGAAATTGCAGCCCCGGGGAGTGAATTTCAGCTGGATTTTCAACAAGGAGTTGACCCTGTAG